A window of Ictidomys tridecemlineatus isolate mIctTri1 chromosome 1, mIctTri1.hap1, whole genome shotgun sequence contains these coding sequences:
- the Nkx2-3 gene encoding homeobox protein Nkx-2.3 has product MMLPSPVTSTPFSVKDILNLEQQHLHGAHLQTDLEHHFHSVPCMLAAAEGTQFSDGGEEDEEEEREKLSYLNSLATADGQGDSGLCHQGYVHSVLRDSCSGPKEHEEEVVRDRNQKNCQLKKPLETTGDCKAAEESERPKPRSRRKPRVLFSQAQVFELERRFKQQRYLSAPEREHLASSLKLTSTQVKIWFQNRRYKCKRQRQDKSLELGAHAPPQPPRRVAVPVLVRDGKPCVTPSAPAYGAPYSVGAGAYSYNSFPAYGYGNSAAAAAAAAAAAAAAAAAYSGSYGCAYPTGGSGGGGASAAATTMQPACSATGGGPFMNVSNLGGFGGGGGSQPLHQGATAGTACAQGTLQGIRAW; this is encoded by the exons ATGATGTTACCAAGCCCGGTCACCTCCACCCCTTTCTCAGTCAAAGACATTTTGAATCTGGAGCAGCAGCACTTACACGGGGCGCACTTGCAGACAGACTTGGAGCACCACTTCCACTCCGTGCCCTGTATGCTGGCCGCAGCTGAGGGAACGCAATTTTCTGACGGAGGGGAGGAGGacgaggaagaagaaagggagaaactGTCCTATTTGAACTCACTAGCCACAGCCGACGGCCAGGGGGATTCGGGTCTCTGTCACCAGGGCTATGTCCACTCGGTCCTTCGAGACTCGTGCAGCGGGCCCAAGGAACATGAAGAGGAGGTCGTGAGAGATCGGAACCAAA AAAACTGTCAGCTAAAGAAGCCTCTAGAGACAACCGGAGACTGTAAGGCGGCGGAGGAGAGCGAGAGGCCAAAGCCACGCAGCCGCAGGAAGCCCCGAGTCCTCTTCTCACAAGCCCAAGTCTTTGAGCTAGAACGCAGGTTCAAGCAGCAGAGGTACCTGTCGGCGCCCGAGCGCGAGCACCTCGCCAGCAGCCTGAAGCTTACGTCCACGCAGGTGAAAATCTGGTTCCAGAATCGCAGGTACAAGTGCAAGAGACAGCGGCAGGACAAGTCTCTGGAGCTGGGAGCACATGCACCGCCGCAGCCGCCGCGCCGTGTCGCGGTACCGGTGCTGGTGCGGGATGGCAAACCGTGCGTCACGCCCAGCGCTCCGGCCTACGGCGCACCGTACAGTGTGGGCGCTGGCGCTTACTCGTACAACAGCTTCCCTGCGTACGGCTATGGGAACTCCGCCGCCGCGGCGGCCGCCGCCGCAGCAGcagccgccgccgctgccgcggCCTACAGCGGCAGCTATGGCTGTGCCTATCCCACAGGCGGCAGTGGCGGTGGGGGGGCTTCTGCTGCGGCCACCACCATGCAACCCGCCTGTAGCGCGACCGGAGGCGGCCCCTTCATGAACGTGAGCAACCTGGGAGGCTTCGGCGGCGGTGGCGGCTCACAGCCATTGCACCAGGGTGCTACAGCCGGGACCGCGTGTGCACAGGGTACCTTACAGGGCATACGGGCCTGGTAA